AACGATTTGAATCTGTAACGGAAATCGAATGCTTCGGCGATGTAGCGGTGTGAAGTTGCCACAAAGATGGCGTCGCGTCACTCACACCGAGTCAAGTTGCGCGCTCTAACCAAACGCACGTGCCCGTGCGTCTCAGAGTCACAAGATGGCGAAAGAGAGTTTGCAGCTGAACTTTAAGCACGTGCAAACAGCCAACAACTTATCGGACTTGGAAAAGGAGCAAAAGATTATCGACAGGGCGCCTTTCGTTAAGCTCAAGATCCGAGATGCCAAAATTTTAGATTCCATTCAGGGCAGAGAGATTTGCGACAAGTGTTataaatcgcggaaatttttttgttactctTGTTGCACACCTGTTATCGACGAACGATATATACCTCGAGTTAAGGTAAGTTCATTCGTTCGAATACTCGTGAAGCGTAGCACTGCTGTCAACATTAACATCTAGCCTGGACTTTGATTTCCCAACTTATAGTATACAAAATACGCATTTGAATCTACTCAAAAACTTCTGTACCATAAActgattttcaacaaatatttcaCTCTATTCCAGAAAAACCTTTAAAAGTGTACGATTGAAAACcaaatttttgttctattACTTATATTCGCaacatttatacatttatatgtcttgtttttgaggaaaaaagCTTCAGTTTCAGATACAGGTTTCGATCCCAAAACACTTCATTCGTTTTCATAAAAACGATCAGTAAGACAGTCATAAGTGTCAATtccaatttatttcaatttttaaaactcaGTGACGCGCGTTATTACCAGTCGATGTATTCGTGATTCTCTCGACTATCACAACTTTTTAGCCTCTACCGTCAAAGATTAAACGGACTTGAATTGTAGTCGAAAATTGGCAATGTTACCTGTGACTGAATCTGTGCTCTGGAAAACGGAAATAGAATATAATTCGGTGACCAGCACGGTCCGCTAAATTTTCGAATGTATGTAATTCTTGCCGACTGGTGCGATACAAGCAGCGCACCACAGTTGCCAACCTAACTACATTACCAATCGGCGAGTGTTCGATTtttaagatttgaaaaattcggaTCATTAACGGGCGCTTGGCACTCGATTATACTAATAAAGAAGGAAACTACAATCAGGTCACTGGATAacgaatttttaacgaaataaaCTTTCACGATCGTTCTCTTGCTCGAGAAAATGGAATTCttgaattgtatttttatttattggtCCTTTCATCCTTCAATTTACAATAGATCAGGTCGTTCTACTACAAGGTGAAGCGTTTccatttcaacttttttttgttcaagttgccaataaaaattgatattatcaAACACCCTCGGGAAATCGATGGCAAGAGTACGGCGATCCACGCGGCATTAATAGCCCCAGAAGATGTACGAATATACACATATCCAGAGTTTCCAGAAATTTTGGTGGACGACAAGGTGACTGTATTCGAGGATGGATTATTCATTGTATGGTGGCAAAACTTGCACACATAGAGAAAGGATTTTGTTGAACTTACTAAATATAGctaaagaaatttttcctcgATTCGAAGAAATATCATTTGAACCAATAGAAAAGTGGTCGGAGCAATAATTTGTATTATCAAGTGAATCTGCACATTTACTTGAATTAACAAAACATTTGTTTCCTCGTATTTggagaattcaaaaaatttttagtatgTATCATCCATAAGAAGTGAAGTTCGGATTGATTAATTGCATAGTTATAAATAACAGTTTTATTTCTGTAGGTAGTGTTGATCTTCCCAAGTAAAACGGCATGCAGTATAGAAGATTTGTTCACAAGGAAAGTCGACCATGGAGGTCACTCAAAGGAACAGAGAATACATAACGAATTTCCAATAACCCGGGCGATTTTCATCGATAGTACCTGGCACCAGACCAAATCTATTTACAAGGATCCAAGACTTAGAGGTTGGTATTTACGCATTTATAAATACCACGTTATAATACTTAATATGGCAGTTCACGTGATGCAGGCTTCAGTATGTAATTTAGATACAACTTTGTGGTTAAGTGCTTATTGTGAAATAGttgtatataattttcgtAGAACTGGATTGCGTTGTTTTGAAATCCCGTATTTCCCAATTCTGGAGGCACCAGAAATCGAGTCCAAGATGGTACCTGGCCACGATAGAAGCTATCCATCAATTCTTGGTTGAGCTACATACGAACGCGTTCGGCGCGCTCGAAAATTATTCTGCCGAGCCTCTTGAAGCAGTTGAGGCGGAAAATCCAACTGACGATATTGCGGAGAGTTTTCTTACGCATAAATACTCCGGACAATACGACAATTTGTTATATTTCTTCAAGTACATGTACGAAAAGATTCACAGTATTTACGATCATGATAAGTTGTGGGCCTACAAACGGCCACTCATATAAAGAGATATGATTAAGTTACCATTAATCTGTTTGCTATATCATCACGTATTTTATAGTACAATATTTAAATAGAAAAACGACTAGTTAATGAAGATAGAAGGAGTCGGGTTTCCTTTATCTCCTGATAAGATGGTCATAGACTTTGTCGATGAAATGATGTATTTTAGTTAGCCGCTAATACCAAACATCAAAGTGTAGCAAAattaaattgttgtaattcaATATCAATTGGACAAGCCGGACTCCGCAAGCGTATTCGCGTAGAGGAGTTTACGACTACACTTGTTTCTTGTCAGAAGGACGATTTCTGCATACAACAATATCCTTGAATATAGTttattgtatacatgtattaatgaaaatatatacaaGACACACGGTTGCTTATTACGAGACAGCGTAATtacatgatatatatatataatatatatttatgtataatatattggtataatattaaata
The sequence above is drawn from the Neodiprion pinetum isolate iyNeoPine1 chromosome 2, iyNeoPine1.2, whole genome shotgun sequence genome and encodes:
- the LOC124211399 gene encoding tRNA-uridine aminocarboxypropyltransferase 1; this translates as MAKESLQLNFKHVQTANNLSDLEKEQKIIDRAPFVKLKIRDAKILDSIQGREICDKCYKSRKFFCYSCCTPVIDERYIPRVKLPIKIDIIKHPREIDGKSTAIHAALIAPEDVRIYTYPEFPEILVDDKVVLIFPSKTACSIEDLFTRKVDHGGHSKEQRIHNEFPITRAIFIDSTWHQTKSIYKDPRLRELDCVVLKSRISQFWRHQKSSPRWYLATIEAIHQFLVELHTNAFGALENYSAEPLEAVEAENPTDDIAESFLTHKYSGQYDNLLYFFKYMYEKIHSIYDHDKLWAYKRPLI